The Bradyrhizobium betae genomic interval CCCGGTGTGCGGGTTCCCACTGATGTAGATTCGCCGCAACCGAATCGGCCCTCCGCGACAATGCAAGATGACGGGCCTCATGCCAATCCGTAGCAACACCGCAAAATGCCCGTGATGCGCACAGGCCTTGCTGGCCGGGAGCTGGCGGGAGGGGCTGAATATTGCCGCCCGGCGCCCTTCTATTGGCCGGCGAACGCGCCTATATTCCGGCGTCTTTTCCGAGAGGTAGGAATGTTTCGCTCGATCCGTGCCGCCGTCATCACTGTACTGTGCATAGGCTTTTCGGCCTCCTTCGATCCGGCCGCCGCGCAGGACCGCCGGGTCCCGTCGTCGCCGGCCGAATTGCGGCTGTCCTATGCCCCGATCGTGCAGCGGGTGCAGCCTGCGGTCGTCAACGTCTATGCGGCCAAGGTGGTGCAGAACCGCAATCCGCTGCTCGACGACCCGGTCTTCCGCCGCTTCTTCGGCGTGCCCGGCCAGCAGCCAGAGCAGATGCAGCGCTCGCTCGGCTCCGGCGTCATCGTCGATGCCTCCGGCCTGGTCGTCACCAACGTCCACGTCATCGAGGGCGCCGACCAGGTCAAGGTATCGCTGGCGGACAAGCGCGAGTTCGAAGCCGAGATCCTGTTGAAGGATCCCCGTACCGATCTTGCCGTGCTGCGCCTGAAGGACACCAAGGAGAAATTCCCGACCCTCGACTTCACCAATTCGGATGAGTTGCTGGTCGGCGACGTCGTGCTGGCGATCGGCAATCCCTTCGGCGTGGGGCAGACCGTGACCCACGGCATCATCTCGGCGCTGGCGCGCACGCAGGTCGGCATCACCGACTACCAGTTCTTCATCCAGACCGATGCGGCGATCAATCCCGGCAATTCCGGCGGCGCGCTGGTGGACATGAGCGGCAAGCTTGCCGGCATCAACACCGCGATCTATTCGCGCTCCGGCGGCTCGCAGGGCATCGGCTTTGCGATCCCCGCCAACATGGTGCGCGTCGTCGTTGCCTCCGCCAAGGGCGGCGGCAAGGCGGTGAAGCGTCCCTGGCTCGGTGCAAAATTGCAGGCGGTGACGCCCGAGATCGCCGAGAGCCTCGGCCTGCGCTCGCCGACCGGCGCGCTGGTTGCGAGCGTGGTCTCGAGTGGCCCCGCGGCGAAGGCCGGCCTGAAATCTTCCGATCTCATCACCGGGATCGACGGCCAGACCGTGGATGATCCCAACGCCTTCGACTACCGCTTCGCGACGCGTCCGCTCGGCGGCACGGCACAGATCGACGTGCAACGCGGCGGCAAGCAGGTCAAGCTGGTGGTGGCGCTGGAGACCGCGCCCGATACCGGCCGCAACGAGCTCGTCGTCACCGCGCGCTCGCCGTTCCAAGGCGCGAAGGTGTCGAGCATCACGCCGGCGGTCGCCGATGAGCTGCATCTGGACGCCGACACCGAGGGCGTCGTGATCACCGATCTCGGCGGCGACAGCGCGGCCGCGAGTGTCGGCTTCCAGAAGGGCGACATAATCCTGGCGGTGAACAACCAGAAGATCAGCAAGACCGGCGACCTCGAAAAGGCCGCAGGCGAGCGCCCGCGGATCTGGCGCATCACGCTGGTGCGTGGCGGCCAGCAGATCAACGTTTCGCTGGGCGGATGAGTCCGAAGCGACCACAGGAGACGCCAACTCTCTTTGCCGCGGCGGGGCTCGACCACGAGGCTCCGCATCCGCTGCCGGACCGGCTGCGTCCGCGCGTGCTGTCGGAGGTCGTCGGGCAGGATCACATCCTCGGTCCCGACGGCGCGCTGACGCGCATGCTGGAGACGCGCACGCTGGGATCGCTGGTGTTCTGGGGCCCGCCCGGCACCGGCAAGACCACCGTGGCGCGGCTGCTGGCGGATGCCACCGATCTGCATTTCGAGCAGATCTCCGCGGTGTTCTCCGGCGTCGCCGACCTCAAGAAGGCCTTTGACGCCGCGCGCGCCCGCCGCGAGATGGGCAAGGGCACGCTGCTGTTCGTCGACGAGGTGCATCGCTTCAACCGCGCCCAGC includes:
- a CDS encoding DegQ family serine endoprotease encodes the protein MFRSIRAAVITVLCIGFSASFDPAAAQDRRVPSSPAELRLSYAPIVQRVQPAVVNVYAAKVVQNRNPLLDDPVFRRFFGVPGQQPEQMQRSLGSGVIVDASGLVVTNVHVIEGADQVKVSLADKREFEAEILLKDPRTDLAVLRLKDTKEKFPTLDFTNSDELLVGDVVLAIGNPFGVGQTVTHGIISALARTQVGITDYQFFIQTDAAINPGNSGGALVDMSGKLAGINTAIYSRSGGSQGIGFAIPANMVRVVVASAKGGGKAVKRPWLGAKLQAVTPEIAESLGLRSPTGALVASVVSSGPAAKAGLKSSDLITGIDGQTVDDPNAFDYRFATRPLGGTAQIDVQRGGKQVKLVVALETAPDTGRNELVVTARSPFQGAKVSSITPAVADELHLDADTEGVVITDLGGDSAAASVGFQKGDIILAVNNQKISKTGDLEKAAGERPRIWRITLVRGGQQINVSLGG